The Macadamia integrifolia cultivar HAES 741 chromosome 4, SCU_Mint_v3, whole genome shotgun sequence genome contains the following window.
taaattttagaagattttctttgataatTCTTCAAAATATGAATGCATGGTTATGGCAAGAAGTAATGGAAAAGATGGAAATAGGAATTAAATCATGAGGAATATTCTCACCGATGCCATAGCAACCAAAGAGATCTTCAAAGGCAAGACCAAGATCAGAGTACCGCTTATGAGTCTTCAAATCTATTTTACGCAGAAAAGGAGCTCCATCCATGCTCACTTTCACGTACAGTTTCCCAGTTTCAGTCTGAGAAGCATTGCTCTTCTTCCTATACGAGCAAACCGGTGGCCACCCCACGATTTCATCACTGTTGTTGTTCTGGTTTTTCCGGCCGCCACCGCCGCTGCTTGAGCTGTTCTTATCATCGGCGACCGCTATCTCAGAGAATACCCTCTTCCTCTTATTTTCATTCTTGTCCATTGCACCAGGAAGACCCAACCTCAGCTCTGTAATTTCAAACTCTAAACCTTCCTTTGCCATTTCTGCTaaattgtttcttcttctttttccagttTTGGAGTaaataaatagagagagagagagagagaggaggaggagacggagaagaagtgggagaggagacaagagagagtgagagacaCGGGTGGTGGGGGAGGCATTGACAGGTCAACCGGGCTGAGTGGTCGGTCAAATTAGTGGCAAAAAGTGGAGACAAATTTGGCGGGCTAATATCAGTATTATAAGGTGGTCAGGCACTGCACGTAAAGGCTTTAGATAGGGGACAGATCGGAGGGTTGTTGGCTTCCTGATGGGTTTAGTAGAACCGTTTGATGTACTGTGTGGAACATGCCATGTGCCCTGTCTGGgcccctttatttatttagttttttttttagctttttgaGAGTCTAAACCATTAATTATGGAAAGTGATACCGAAAATGGAATCAAATATCGGTGAAACAGCCGATCCGTATCAATGTCGACTGAGTCCATGGTTCTAAGTAATAATATCGAATCAGATGATTTGTATTGGTTTGGCAAGTGCCCGGTCTCATTATCTGACTAATAACATATTGGTTGAATGATACAAGTCGGACCATTTTAATATTGTGCTCTAAAATCATGTCCAAGATACATATGATATCGTTGACCGATTCTATATCAATGGACAGAATTCAAATAGATATTGATATAAAAGTTAGACCAAATTtctaacaaaaaagaaaaacacaaatgAGACCAAATCGATGATTGAACTGATCAAAACTGATTAGAAAGAACTGAATCAAACCAATGGATGGAACTTTAATCAGAATTTGGTTTTGCTTTTGATTGTAGAAATTATTAAAAGATCGAAAGTAGGCAGATCAACCAAAATTGACTGTTTGTCTTCTCCACCTCCATGAAATGATATGTTTGCATATGatttggaagaaaagagaaaaagatctAAGAAGTATTCGCATAGGCCTCGTGCTGGCATAGTGAATACAACCAGGTAAATAGGTAATGATACTCAGCCAATAAAAAGTACTAGAGAACATTAGCCCCCCTTGCGTAGTCACTACGTCAACATGTAAACTAATGGAAAGCCGTTCAAAGGCTTCTTCAATGCATAAGAGGTATCACAGTCTTTTGTGCATACCTCTCTGTGTAAATGTAGACACATACAAacaggtaggggtgtcaatcggttagGTCAGGCTGGTCTTGGTCGGCCCTAGTGAACCTATACTTTTGGACCATGATCTATCTATTTGAGAAAAGAGCCGATCTCGGTTGATCTTATGTCGGGCTTCTTCTAATCGAGCCTTAAACAGGATAATGTACTAATAAAGCCTTAAATACTCCTTAAATAGTCTTTAATTGTTATAGATTTAAGACAtttcaatatattttattaaaccataaacaatttagaaaagatattacacttaattaaaTTCAATAATTGTTAAAAATATCGATATATAATCTATtctatatggaaaaaaaaatacttataaATGATCAGACTAAACAGGTCGAACTGAATCAGGCATATAAGCGGGTCAAACCGATGCCTGTCGGGTTTACCCCTTGCACAGTATACTACTTGTTTATAAACATGCCAGGTTGATCTTTAAACGATTGAATCTGATCAATTGAATACGTACGCCCTTAGAAACCgatagctttctttttcccaaaaatctTATGTGATCAGTAGGTGTAGGATaccttggttgaaaaaaaaaaaatgtaggatACGCTACATGTTCAAAAGGACTTTTTTCTCTGGAGATTgttctctatctctcttcaaAAGTACACCAGTCTAATGTAAAGTTAGAACTTAGAACCAAACCATTCATAGGCGGAATGGGTCCGGTCGGGTAAAGTTAGCCCATAGCTCAACGCTTCCACCACAAATGCGGCCTCCTTCTGTGTGTGTTCCCCTAGAAGGAATAGAGTACAACTTAAGGAATGTGGGGTCTACTGTTCAAAGTAGAATTATCACTATAGCCGTCGATATAAGCTCAATCTTTGCAAATTGCAAATAAACTGCAAATGGGTCGATGGATCTTGGGTCCCACACATTTTGTGAAGCCCTATATTTGATTAGTAACCCATCAAAAGGCAAGCAACTGgtgttatagatttttttttttgggttcaagaGTCGAGACTCGCGTAGGGGTTAGAAAGAGACCCACAAGCGATCAGACAAACGACCCGAGAAGAGCTATGAAAGAGCCTATTTAATTGCATTTATTACTAACTACTaacttattattatataaagaaAGGTGAAGATAGTTTGAATCTTTAAACTTCCCTGATATTACGTTAGCATTGAACTATTAGCTGCATGCATTCCTGATTGTAGATTGATAGCTCAGTCTGAAAATTATGGATCAAA
Protein-coding sequences here:
- the LOC122075616 gene encoding auxin-induced protein 22A-like, whose amino-acid sequence is MAKEGLEFEITELRLGLPGAMDKNENKRKRVFSEIAVADDKNSSSSGGGGRKNQNNNSDEIVGWPPVCSYRKKSNASQTETGKLYVKVSMDGAPFLRKIDLKTHKRYSDLGLAFEDLFGCYGIGGLWKDSDTSEYIPIYEDKDGDWMLVGDVPWEFFIESCKRLRIMKGSDAKGFWTAVQTG